Below is a genomic region from Eupeodes corollae chromosome 1, idEupCoro1.1, whole genome shotgun sequence.
ATAGTTGGATGCAGATTCGTTTGACCGGCGTAGTTTGGGAATGTGTTGCACTTGTAGattggtttaattttgtttcttcccCATTTGTAAAGAATATACAAAGAGGCATGTGGTCTTAAATCGGTTTTTTGCTATTTCCAGATTTTTAACAACTGTTCTCCAATTTCTTGCTTTTCCGAGTCTACCATTCTCAACCCCTTCTTTAATCCCTATTCTTGCGATTAGGTCCCCCACCAGCAATATATTTTCTACTTCACCACACGTTAGCAAAATCCTTGATATTTTAGAAGTCAGTGTTCCAGTGATAACAGTTGACATATGATGGGATTATACGGTATATTTTCCACAAATCAAAGTAAGTCAGAACTCCATTCTGTTTAAATTCACAATTTATGCCTTTCAGGTCTTTTTTGTAGCCAAACATATACCCACCATTTGCTCTTGCTCTTGAGTTTGTTTCCGTAGCTGATATTAtcttaagttcaaaattattaaatttgttaacatGTTGCAATCCATTTAATAAGTTTCGTaccgaaaaaatatttcaaaattggtaaaatagccaaaaaaatcgttaaaaaataCACTTATTAGACAGTCCTGCTATATTAtatgataaaattataaaaattcctaTACCTACTTAAGATTATCAATAATCAATTGTTACTTATATTAACAGATGCAATCTATTTATCATCATCGCGTCCAATGCTGGAACCAATTATGGAAGAAACATCTGAAGATGAAGAAAGCATTCAAAATAGTTGGTCACAATTCGAAAACAATAGTACATGGAGTTCTGAGTCTGAAACTGGTTCTGTAATTCGAATCGAATTAAATAGAGGTAAGTTCGCTATCCTATCTTTTTAAATCCCTCTTCCCAAAAAATCATAATGTTCCAAAGAAGCCCTATTAACTTATGACTATCTATTTTTTTCAGATACCGATTCGATATCTGAACGTGATTTCGCCTGCCCAGCCAAACGTCCCAGACGTGATGAATTCCTCATTGGCGGCCTGCTCACGTGTCAACCAACTATTCTAGACGATAATCAACTCCTACGAAAATTCCAACGAAACGACCTCCTCAGCTCCGCAATCGACAAAATAAATTCCATCGAAACGAACTCACTCACAAATTCTCTGAATGGTGAAAGAAACAGTGGGGGCAGCAATGGAGGAGGACACCGAAAACGCTTCGACGATTTCTACTGCGACATGGATAGTCCATCGTGCAATTCTCTGAGTAGATCTTCGTCGTTGATTCAATTTGAAAGCCTCGAAAGGCAACTCCTAAATGAACAAGGTTTATGTTCGTCACTGGGAAATTCCTCCCCGTCGCTGCTCAGCTTTGAGGGTGGATGCATCGAAAGTGGCTCGGGAAGTGGTTCCAACTCTAACCGAGGCTCGACAGGTTGTCTGAAGAGATACGAAAGCTCTGATAGTCGATTGCATCAGACCTACTTCGATTTGGACAAAATCGATTTCGGGACAAATCTTCACTTTACCTCGACTGCGGCTAGCAAAAGTGACTCGGAGTCGTCGAGCGATACAAGTGTGGCTTCACACAAGGTTTTAAGTGCTACAGGTGCAGCTCACGCCAGAGGCTTTCTGAAGGGTGGAAAAAGCTCTGCGGAGAACCTCAGTGAAGACAGCGGCTATTGTGAGCATATTCACTCGGTTATGCGGGCTAAATCGAAAAGTAttccgaattttgaaaaattctgcgAAGAAGATGAATTTTACGATCACCCAGTCGTGGTTGCTTCTGTGGCTAACACGAAAACACATTCCAAAATCCAAACAGAGGATGCTCCCAAAATAGCCACAGCCACAACGAAAGTGAATAGCAACGGTAACGGGGCCGGAGGTACATCGGCAAAGGAGCAACGAGATGATGatgccgatgatgatgatgatgacgacgttGCCAACGACGACGAGGATGAGGAGCATGGGGAACTAGTcggcaacgacgacgatgaagacgaaGGAAGCAGCAGCAACGGCGGCGATTGCTGGTATAGTGGCGATAAAAATAGCCGCCGGTCACCGTCCTCTTCATCGCCGATTTCCTCCGACGAATCATCTTCGGCTGCTACCAACACATCCAAATCCACATCGCCATCGTCTTGCGCATCTGCCTCGTCGTTCACATGGCGGCCAGCAGTTTCAGTTGTATCGCCGCCGTCGGCAATGGCCACAAGCGAAGAGCGCACTATGGCAGCACCACTACTACATCGATCTCCCAACCGATCATCCAGTTTGCCAGACATTCGCGGCGAAGAAACAGCTGCTGTCggtcatcattatcatcagcagcagcaacagcatcagcattatcatcatcataacCAGCTGCAGGAACAGGAGTCGTTCGAGCGGTCCAATAGCACTGAGTGCGTTGCAAGTGTTCCAAATGATCTAGATCGTATCGAAGATCACCATCGTCCGAGTCATCGTCATCATAATCATTCTCATCGCCAGCGCAGATCAGCGGCACAACGTCGCCAGCGTACAGCCCTAAGTGGTGCCTCGAGTTCGTCGGATCTTGATGAAGATCAATTGCCCCCAAGATCGCCCTCGTTTTCAGCGTCGTCGTCGGGCTTTGTCGTTGTTCGCAGTAATAGCTGGAAGCGTTCGCGTAACTCTAACGAGCGTCTAGATCCATCCGCGGCGGCGTTTCAAAGTGCTCGATCACTCCAATCGATCGGTTCGGGCAGTAGCGGTGTGGGCTATATGAATGCCAGCTACAGCAATCTAACTTTACTCGATTACTCCGGTCGTCCGCGTTCGAATCGAAACAGTTTGTCTTTGGTCAGTGAAGAGTGCAATTCGAAGAGGAACTCTCGTTGCGACATGGCCACCGTGATCAGTGATCAAGAAACCGAGGAGTCCTCCGCCAAGGAAACCGATGAAATCCACCATGTCCAATTGACAATCCGCAAGCCCCCACGAAGGACCAATTCAAAATCGTCGTCCAAGTCCATCAACAAAACCTTCGACCAGGATCCAACTTCTCTAACGACTAGCTATGCCCAGAGTCTCGAGAAATGCAACTTTGACCCCAAAGAACTGTCCACAAGTGATCTGACACGAGTTCCTCCCAAACGCCGCTTCCATGCAgccaacaaaaaacaacgagTAGGCATAGTCTCATCGACGCCTAACCTGAATGCCTACAGCCATGAGGAGACCGATGACGACATGTACGTGTCATCGACTCACACGTCAATGCAGCAACTGCCAACCACCGAAAAACGCATGGGAATCCTTCTGCCCGCCGGATCGCGGGCATCGTTTGGCAGCAAAGGTGTCAGTTTCTATCCAGTCGTGTCCAAATACACTTGGCAGGAGCAAAGCTCCGAGGAGTGCAACGACACCCTAGTGGCCCCAACTCCATCAGATCCAAACGacgaaaacgacaacgacgCCACTGTCACGGAAGAGAGTCAGCACCCTACCGAAGAGAACGAATCCAAAGAGAAAGCAAGCGAAGAGAACACCAGCAACGAAGAGAAGCGAAACATCGCAAAAACATCGCACTCTGCCGACGAAGATGAAGAGAATGCCATCAAAGAGAAAATTACGATCACTATCAATTCTGTTGTCGCTGCAGCTGCGATGACAGCCACAAATCCACCACCAATAGCTGCGGCTTCAGCACCGGCTTCGGTTTCGGCTTTGCCTGCAAATAACATCAGTGTTAAATCCGCTATCGTCGAGCGAGGTAGTGACTGTTATCGATTGTCGTCTCTGAATAATGTTAATTCGCATCCGCCGCGTCTAATTCTATCTGCGTCGCATAAATTATTGAGTGAGAAATTATTGAATCCCCGACCGGCTACACCGGTTCCTCATATTCTAGTGCAACAGCCAAGTTGTTCGTCAGTGGACAGTGTCGTGACGCCAGTGTCAGTGTCAGCGTCAGCTCCGTCtctgtcaaaaatgtcaaattaccCAGTGAAGTGTTCGGCGGCTAGTGGCGAATCGAATTcgctcaacaacaacaacgaactCATGAAATCCAAATTCAAAGCCGACGAAAAGCATCCCCAGCACAAGGGATTCTTGTCTCGTTTTGCCAATGGTTTTCGGTTCTCCCTGCGTCGCAACAAGaagaagcagcaacaacaacaaaaggatGCTCTGGCTGCTCAGGGTCAACTGCCACCGATTGCCCCTCCATCATCGAAGAAATCGGTTCCGGCCCATCAGAAACAACCCAACTCACCGGACTTTATCTACATCCCTCTGAAGGGACCAGTCCAGCATCCTGGATCAGCCGCTGCAGCTAAGTCAAATGGAACACCCTGCAACAACAATGGAAGGGCCCCATCGTCGCCATCGCCTTCCAACACCAGCAGCAGTAACAGTTGTAGTAACCACGTGTTGAAttcaaataacaacaaacaaacatcgtcgtcgtcgtcggcggTGGCTCCGTTCCAGAAGCCACCCCGTGTTGTAGGGGTATGCGAGAAGCGCGCAAGGCAACATGCGCTACAAAACGCTGCTCCACAATCGATTGACGAGGCATTCTTGGACAATGAACGTAGCTACTACGATTTCAAAAATCAGTTGAACGGTGTTACGAACGGTTACGGTTGTAATACGCAGCAAAACGGTCCAACATCAGCTATGAATAACAGTAGCAGTCATCATATGGGAGCTGCTGTGGTGCCACCAAGTGGTGGTGGTGGCGCTGTTGGTGGAGGCTTATACCACTATCAGATTCCTccgcagcaacaacaacaattgaaTCATTGCAAAATCGGTTTGATTGAGACAAATCTCGATACGCACGAGACGAAAATTTCGGGCAAGACTCGCAGTCTCATGGAATTGGGACCCcaagtaaaatataatttctcatCGAAGAGGAATACTTCGACTTCGTCGTCGGGTGGAGGCGGCGGTGTTGGCGGTGTCAGTGGATTTGGGGATGTGGATTTAGATGGGGATgcagatgatgatgacgatggaaTGATGATGGGTGAAGATAGTGGGGTTGGTAATAAGAAATCGGGGGGAGTGATAAGTGGCGGCGGACATGGAGCCGTGGTAGCAGCAAGGAGACCACACAAGAGTATGGAATTTTTATTGGATAAAGAGAATCAGAAAAATGTTTtggtaagtttttgttttcttcttcttttttctttaaagttttttttttatttttattttttgagttttccaaagttagaaaatatttttgtgaattttattttactttcaacttttgaaaaaaggacTCATAAATTTTGGTGGAAAGTAAGAATCGAAAGGGAATGGATATTatcttgaaaattttcaagttattttctttgaaactaTATTTCAGTGATGATTTTTTAAGGGATGGGTAAGGGAAGGAGTTGTGGAGAATAAGAAAGGAGAATGTAGGTAAACTTGATAGGACGTAGTTTCCATGAGTTTccatagaaaattttaaatttattctagATTCTTGAACTACTTTTATATGATGGTATGTGAGTTGCTTCTTTAGGAATTTATTAATTCTTGTTATTGACCAACAGACATGAATTCCAAAGGATTCTGTAAAGAAGAGtaggagtgttttttttttctataaattgacAAAGAATAGAGGTTCATGATGATGAAAAAAGTGGGGTATATTAGGCTGACAATTTCTTTTGAAACTTATGTAGACCTTTTCTAACTCGATTTCTTATTAATTTCATCGTCCTTTTTCTTGTGTTTGTCAATAATTTAATGATGCccctttttattaaatcaatttcCGCTATTGTcataaaatgttgaattttttgagaagctattttaaaatcaagttcatacaaaaattattatagatattaatataaaagGAAATTTAGAAATTAGTCATTTCATAAATGTAAATGTCAACTCAGGACgaaattttgaaagtaattgaATGTTTAAGGAGaacaaatgaaagaaaaaacttgatccttataaaatgatttgaacaaatttttctgAGAAAGAGAAAAGTTGAGCTTGTTGTTTTAACGTCAGAATTTAGATTTGCTTTGATTTTGTCTGTTGTTAACGGGGTTAAGAATTCAGGGAAATTATACTGATTTTAGTATTTTCaactacatatttttgtaatatcaaacaattgtttttcgTAGCATTGTAAATCAtactttggtttaaaaaaaaggctctAGGTCTCAGTTGCCGTattctattttcaaataaatgcttACCTTACCAGAAATCAAACTAATCTGGAATTTTCTCAGCttcttgaataataaaaaaaatacgttttaacaccaagtcaatatttttgacctaaatattttttaaattccaaacaAATAATGGCAAATAATGAATTTCGTAcaataattaatgttttatggGAGGGTTCATAAAGAGTTGGTATAGCATCAATTTTTTAGTACTGttggaaaatgttttctttgCATGAGTTTACTCGGGAGTTATTTTCACACTAAAAAGTTCTTCCAAAACTTATGCCAACTGCcccttaaatataatatttcgaAATTACTTCCCCTATTTTTGAACATGTATTCaactttgaaatttgtttctgtttttatttcaaaaatgggtTTCACTTCAATTCGTCAAtatactcaaaaataaaatgaaaattgtaattGGTATTAGAATTTTATGAACAACTAAAAAAGGAACCGTTTGTAATACAGTTTGAGATTTTAGTTAAACTGTGTGTTTTCttgttcaaaataagaaacTTCAAAGAATTGATTTAATGGTTTTAGCAAATCAGAGACCAAactcaaattataatttttcgaaagtaatattaaaaatatttgtattcttttttgaattttgaaaatttaaactctCCTTATATAAACGAAAACCCTTTTTTAAAGCTGTTTTAAATTTGAGATACCATTTTCACTAGTTAACTATGTAATCAAGGTTATGTACCTTTaaatcttttccaaactttaaaatcaatctaTCGCGTTAGGTTTTTGAGATGCAaccttttaaaactattaaaaaacgtattttagGCTTTTTGAGGCAATATGAATAACATGTTCTctatcaattaattttgttaagattttcAAAGTCTACAATCCCTTACTTTAATATAACGTTCAGATATTTTCAGTACATtattcgtttttcaaaaaatctgctCTACATAAACTTTAAAAGAATTCTGAACTTTTATGCTAAAACTAATGTTAAAATGGAAACACAAAAAGGCatgaaaacacatttttgttctAAGTACGAATTTGTATTGTTAAGGTTATAACatcaactttttgaaacatttaaaaaagagagaaaattgagatgcgacccacactcataactttccatccaaaaaaaatattaaatcaataactttctttgttctcttaatatttaattcaaaaaaccttttcttatcagtttttgttatttttgaagatttttgtgtttaaaaaaataatattaattgatttctacagttttaagccaatttcGAACGGCAGTTTTGAAagagaacttttcatgacaagaattactcttggagaatttgtcaattcctcgcaaggggcagtaccgaaaaaaacttaaggtggcataggtagggatcgaatccaagacctcgGGCATGACAGTCAatcgcacttttttttcaaattcatttttgtttattcaatcttaaacctatcttaaagctagacaaaaattcataaaactagcctaattatccataacttacaactaacttaatggtcccatacggacactctaagttaagtcaatcgcactaaccatcatgccacgggtttaAAGTCGATACCTCTACTCATTTAGGAGATGTCGGGAATCGAACACCAGtgtcttcaaattttaatttttatgagaaaactGATTGTTGGTTGGCTGATTGTTCAATTTCAGTGTGCtcagtgttgaaaacaatattttttttaagataaaattagttcgaagccaaatcttaatttttttgccaaaattttGAACCGAATTTAATTcgataataaatttttaccaacttttaataatgtaagtagttttttagatttgtatattttgtaaacaaaataccttacttcaatttttcacaaaatttcaacagatgtcaaaaacgtaattCTATTtcgcataaaattgttttataggtTCTATCATTTTCATCCTACCCTTAATCCTCGTTTCCATTTGCAAGAAAacttctgcaataaatgtccGATAGCCTGACAGTGAATTGCAAGTGGAAATTACCATGCAAGTTCAATCGCGACAGTACTTTCATAACTACTTGCTAGTAGTTGCAagtgctggtgtgcctcagggatctgttttatctccaacactctttctcatttttattaatgatctcctgtctgcaacatctaatccaatacaatgtttcgctgacgatagtactcttagcttttcatattcgttttcagattcacacccctcttcttcggatggtaaatatttaattccgacctaaacaacattgtacaatggggaataaaaaaccgcgtggaatttaatgcttcgaaaacgcaatgctgtcttgtatcgttaaagctaaatatacccccctgccactatccataaatggcacttgcatcgaggaaactgaacatctcgatattctttgtatgtgcatcaccaaccaccttttgtggaacgatcgcatacgcgatgtcgccaaaaatcaagatgtttgggtttttttaaggcgatgcaagaagtttttcaccccctttgatctggctgttatttacaagacttatataggtccaaagcttgagtataacttccatatctgggatggtgctcctgcaacttacttaagcctcttggatagtattgaacgtagagcatttagattgattggtgatattaccataataagatcatttacgtcacttgaacatcgtcgaaatgtttcttgtctcacactcttttaccgttattttaatggtttatgctctagagaaatagccagatgcatactcacgcttctaggaatgctcatcaatataccctcgagcccaacttcggtcgtattgtcaagtatagagattctttctttagccgtactatgcgaatgtggattgccttgccacactctgtctttcccagctattgcaatattcaggaattcaaaaccaatgtgcaccgacatctcctttcaaaccctctctccctttcctagtgctcacactgtgtctacataataagggtaatatatcccttttgagtgtgcgcttattatcaAAACAGTTTCGTATATCTCGCGCAAGTGCCTGGTTGACGTCTTTGCTTTATACAAAAACAGTAACATAAAAGGTTGTGAATGGCCTCGCGAAGAAGTTATGCGTTTAATTGAAGTTTACGAGTGTAATCCATGTTTATGGAATAACCGGGACGAAGATTACAAagaccaaattaaaaaattctgtttttaaagAGATCGCGGAAGAATTTTACGCGAATGAGAATGAAGTTTCCAATCTCGAACccaagttgaattttttttctgtttttaataataaaattatcatcGCAGCTGCTAATTGTTGACGTTTTCTCGgaatgaaaagaaatttaatccTGTTTCTCAAATTACCTAAAGAAAATGattcctcttttttaaaaagaaaagaaaaaaaaaaaacaaacacaatatTAGGCctcaaaatagtttaaattttaatcatatAACTTATGAGTAACACACAAAGTCTTAACACGTCTAAGTCTACTCATAATTGCATGTTATTTCtcatatacctacatatttaaatatCCATATAAAATGACTAATAGACATCATATTATaacaaatagaataaaataccTGTTAATTAAGTatgtaaatgaaatttaattaatgcaAAATATGAGATCATTTCGCGCAAGAAAAAACTATATACCAgcgaaaaaatagaaacaaaacaagT
It encodes:
- the LOC129938349 gene encoding uncharacterized protein LOC129938349 isoform X2, coding for MEHLDLAGVITTPSSNWHLPAFEPTPFDQQDAIYLSSSRPMLEPIMEETSEDEESIQNSWSQFENNSTWSSESETGSVIRIELNRDTDSISERDFACPAKRPRRDEFLIGGLLTCQPTILDDNQLLRKFQRNDLLSSAIDKINSIETNSLTNSLNGERNSGGSNGGGHRKRFDDFYCDMDSPSCNSLSRSSSLIQFESLERQLLNEQGLCSSLGNSSPSLLSFEGGCIESGSGSGSNSNRGSTGCLKRYESSDSRLHQTYFDLDKIDFGTNLHFTSTAASKSDSESSSDTSVASHKVLSATGAAHARGFLKGGKSSAENLSEDSGYCEHIHSVMRAKSKSIPNFEKFCEEDEFYDHPVVVASVANTKTHSKIQTEDAPKIATATTKVNSNGNGAGGTSAKEQRDDDADDDDDDDVANDDEDEEHGELVGNDDDEDEGSSSNGGDCWYSGDKNSRRSPSSSSPISSDESSSAATNTSKSTSPSSCASASSFTWRPAVSVVSPPSAMATSEERTMAAPLLHRSPNRSSSLPDIRGEETAAVGHHYHQQQQQHQHYHHHNQLQEQESFERSNSTECVASVPNDLDRIEDHHRPSHRHHNHSHRQRRSAAQRRQRTALSGASSSSDLDEDQLPPRSPSFSASSSGFVVVRSNSWKRSRNSNERLDPSAAAFQSARSLQSIGSGSSGVGYMNASYSNLTLLDYSGRPRSNRNSLSLVSEECNSKRNSRCDMATVISDQETEESSAKETDEIHHVQLTIRKPPRRTNSKSSSKSINKTFDQDPTSLTTSYAQSLEKCNFDPKELSTSDLTRVPPKRRFHAANKKQRVGIVSSTPNLNAYSHEETDDDMYVSSTHTSMQQLPTTEKRMGILLPAGSRASFGSKGVSFYPVVSKYTWQEQSSEECNDTLVAPTPSDPNDENDNDATVTEESQHPTEENESKEKASEENTSNEEKRNIAKTSHSADEDEENAIKEKITITINSVVAAAAMTATNPPPIAAASAPASVSALPANNISVKSAIVERGSDCYRLSSLNNVNSHPPRLILSASHKLLSEKLLNPRPATPVPHILVQQPSCSSVDSVVTPVSVSASAPSLSKMSNYPVKCSAASGESNSLNNNNELMKSKFKADEKHPQHKGFLSRFANGFRFSLRRNKKKQQQQQKDALAAQGQLPPIAPPSSKKSVPAHQKQPNSPDFIYIPLKGPVQHPGSAAAAKSNGTPCNNNGRAPSSPSPSNTSSSNSCSNHVLNSNNNKQTSSSSSAVAPFQKPPRVVGVCEKRARQHALQNAAPQSIDEAFLDNERSYYDFKNQLNGVTNGYGCNTQQNGPTSAMNNSSSHHMGAAVVPPSGGGGAVGGGLYHYQIPPQQQQQLNHCKIGLIETNLDTHETKISGKTRSLMELGPQVKYNFSSKRNTSTSSSGGGGGVGGVSGFGDVDLDGDADDDDDGMMMGEDSGVGNKKSGGVISGGGHGAVVAARRPHKSMEFLLDKENQKNVLPPENELQKSHDNTTRLSEHQLRVQASLQRLNIPDWFRQYNLSSPKSPSDVNKSIGINSNFSRKRASDSGRWTGLNSKTTSLSSLGSQRSDRSPLLLSPSAHSHHGGQTTLSSVVNSTSAGGNFSGGSLRWSTSILNSTQTSPSVSTRGSFSRGGPINSSFISATSSAGATRSSFRQPYLGWRSQEKLSQPRTPHERLASSLLAQRSQKPEQPVTPEIQTSIKEVTSAIVHYVNDQTNRTNQRSRSASPNSRKCWLESSFVGIRPVESPQTPIIENSTFSNASTAVLNNSFHNNTTSATSSIHSSIGINNVTTDGGLRINGVGGDSASEAAHHPTRMTTSASPSSLQVVDQQARFRRRSEGDAQRQKEQQQQQLLKQQQKDLELSKNANASANNTQTASIASSSNNCHPEPPRRISLDSTESKTTSELQIKCRNTKCDQAATPVDAKKFYKSCHNCSHLYCSRECRRIAWEKHRKACLHSRASNLCRQVLSTCKDDIDTQRHLSLLARKGYLSQGRGVVRALFRSAESAEGFIKNGFQCMGEASYVRWPDLMPAEMGLELYSELLKLSTEYKPDSKMLIYVAICVVSEAPGNATATVKWERQLVSRCAKLKLCKSILTDLENSQQQIVMVPEPATEILILTFNPAKCTNPTKRGVILTNILTILSRRGVLLKKHYPEIHLRLQTYADGQTDRFNAVTLHPRDSQTGQSFVCIIMPLQSDGEIIKMPCSDSGNKVSTIDVGEELMES
- the LOC129938349 gene encoding uncharacterized protein LOC129938349 isoform X1, which encodes MEHLDLAGVITTPSSNWHLPAFEPTPFDQQDAIYLSSSRPMLEPIMEETSEDEESIQNSWSQFENNSTWSSESETGSVIRIELNRDTDSISERDFACPAKRPRRDEFLIGGLLTCQPTILDDNQLLRKFQRNDLLSSAIDKINSIETNSLTNSLNGERNSGGSNGGGHRKRFDDFYCDMDSPSCNSLSRSSSLIQFESLERQLLNEQGLCSSLGNSSPSLLSFEGGCIESGSGSGSNSNRGSTGCLKRYESSDSRLHQTYFDLDKIDFGTNLHFTSTAASKSDSESSSDTSVASHKVLSATGAAHARGFLKGGKSSAENLSEDSGYCEHIHSVMRAKSKSIPNFEKFCEEDEFYDHPVVVASVANTKTHSKIQTEDAPKIATATTKVNSNGNGAGGTSAKEQRDDDADDDDDDDVANDDEDEEHGELVGNDDDEDEGSSSNGGDCWYSGDKNSRRSPSSSSPISSDESSSAATNTSKSTSPSSCASASSFTWRPAVSVVSPPSAMATSEERTMAAPLLHRSPNRSSSLPDIRGEETAAVGHHYHQQQQQHQHYHHHNQLQEQESFERSNSTECVASVPNDLDRIEDHHRPSHRHHNHSHRQRRSAAQRRQRTALSGASSSSDLDEDQLPPRSPSFSASSSGFVVVRSNSWKRSRNSNERLDPSAAAFQSARSLQSIGSGSSGVGYMNASYSNLTLLDYSGRPRSNRNSLSLVSEECNSKRNSRCDMATVISDQETEESSAKETDEIHHVQLTIRKPPRRTNSKSSSKSINKTFDQDPTSLTTSYAQSLEKCNFDPKELSTSDLTRVPPKRRFHAANKKQRVGIVSSTPNLNAYSHEETDDDMYVSSTHTSMQQLPTTEKRMGILLPAGSRASFGSKGVSFYPVVSKYTWQEQSSEECNDTLVAPTPSDPNDENDNDATVTEESQHPTEENESKEKASEENTSNEEKRNIAKTSHSADEDEENAIKEKITITINSVVAAAAMTATNPPPIAAASAPASVSALPANNISVKSAIVERGSDCYRLSSLNNVNSHPPRLILSASHKLLSEKLLNPRPATPVPHILVQQPSCSSVDSVVTPVSVSASAPSLSKMSNYPVKCSAASGESNSLNNNNELMKSKFKADEKHPQHKGFLSRFANGFRFSLRRNKKKQQQQQKDALAAQGQLPPIAPPSSKKSVPAHQKQPNSPDFIYIPLKGPVQHPGSAAAAKSNGTPCNNNGRAPSSPSPSNTSSSNSCSNHVLNSNNNKQTSSSSSAVAPFQKPPRVVGVCEKRARQHALQNAAPQSIDEAFLDNERSYYDFKNQLNGVTNGYGCNTQQNGPTSAMNNSSSHHMGAAVVPPSGGGGAVGGGLYHYQIPPQQQQQLNHCKIGLIETNLDTHETKISGKTRSLMELGPQVKYNFSSKRNTSTSSSGGGGGVGGVSGFGDVDLDGDADDDDDGMMMGEDSGVGNKKSGGVISGGGHGAVVAARRPHKSMEFLLDKENQKNVLPPENELQKSHDNTTRLSEHQLRVQASLQRLNIPDWFRQYNLSSPKSPSDVNKSIGINSNFSRKRASDSGRWTGLNSKTTSLSSLGSQRSDRSPLLLSPSAHSHHGGQTTLSSVVNSTSAGGNFSGGSLRWSTSILNSTQTSPSVSTRGSFSRGGPINSSFISATSSAGATRSSFRQPYLGWRSQEKLSQPRTPHERLASSLLAQRSQKPEQPVTPEIQTSIKEVTSAIVHYVNDQTNRTNQRSRSASPNSRKCWLESSFVGIRPVESPQTPIIENSTFSNASTAVLNNSFHNNTTSATSSIHSSIGINNVTTDGGLRINGVGAPERTMSSASLEDVLASLLGLPTTQVPATNETFRSTGDSASEAAHHPTRMTTSASPSSLQVVDQQARFRRRSEGDAQRQKEQQQQQLLKQQQKDLELSKNANASANNTQTASIASSSNNCHPEPPRRISLDSTESKTTSELQIKCRNTKCDQAATPVDAKKFYKSCHNCSHLYCSRECRRIAWEKHRKACLHSRASNLCRQVLSTCKDDIDTQRHLSLLARKGYLSQGRGVVRALFRSAESAEGFIKNGFQCMGEASYVRWPDLMPAEMGLELYSELLKLSTEYKPDSKMLIYVAICVVSEAPGNATATVKWERQLVSRCAKLKLCKSILTDLENSQQQIVMVPEPATEILILTFNPAKCTNPTKRGVILTNILTILSRRGVLLKKHYPEIHLRLQTYADGQTDRFNAVTLHPRDSQTGQSFVCIIMPLQSDGEIIKMPCSDSGNKVSTIDVGEELMES